The Chryseobacterium indologenes genomic sequence TTTTGCTAGCTTTTTCAAGAATTACATCTTTTAATTTTGCCATAGCAACTTCAGAAGAGATTTGTCTTACCTGCTCCTGATCTTTCAGCATTTCAACAGCATATTTCTGGATTTCCTCATCACCTAAGTGGTGGATTCCGTAGATAGCCAATTGGTTTTTCACTAATTGCTCAGCTTGTGCCAATACATCAGCGTAGTCAAGGTTGATTTCGTTATCAGTCATCAATTTACCTTCAATGATCTGGTATCTTAGCTGGCTTTTCTCTGCTTCAAGAATTTCTTTAGCCTGATCTTCAGACTGAACATTCTGGTTAGAGAATAGTAACCACTTTACAAGGAAAGTTTCCGGAAGTTTTACTTCTTCCTTCTCTGTTACTTGCTCTAATACTTTATTCACAAAGTGAACATCAGCATTTTGCTGGAAATATTCATCCAATTCAGTCTTTACTTTGTCTTTCAACTCGTCTTCAGACTTGATGTTTCCTTCTCCGTATACTTTGTCGAAAAGATCCTGGTTAAGTTCAGCCAAATCTAATGAATAGAAGTCTTTTACTTTTACTTCTACTTCGTTGTGGTGTAGGTGCTCAACTTCTTCTTTGCTGAATCCTAATTCTTTAGCCAGTTCTTCGTCACCTCCAAGAGTTTCTTTCGTCACTTTTACAGATCCATCCATTTTTAACCCTTTTACTAATTTGAAAGCTTCTTTGTTTTCAGCTGTTATAGTAACATTTTTTGGGTGGTGGTGGTGCTCTCCTTCAGCATCTTCTTCTACAACCTGAGAAACTTCTAAAGCGATATAAGAATCTTTGGTGATTTTATCTTGAGGAACCTGCTCAGCGAAACGCTTTTGCATGTTTTCAATGCTCTTGCTGATTTCTTTTTCAGAAGCTTCTACTTTATAGTGAGGAGCTTCATATTTAGCTAAATCTATCGTGAATTCAGGCTCATATCCTACTTCGAAAGCAACTTCCAACTGATCAGCGTTGTAATCTAATTCGTTTACTGGCTGAGGAATTGGCTGACCAACTAATCTTAATTTGTTTTCATTAACATAGTTGTTCAAAGCATCAGAAACCTGTCTGTTGATTTCTTCAAATGCAATACCTGCTTCATATTGTTTTTTAACCATACTCAAAGGCACTTTCCCTTTTCTGAACCCAGGAACTTGCGCATTTTTAGCATAATTAATCAATTGCTTTTCTACTTTTTCTTTGTAGTCAGATTTCTCCAATGTTACAGTAAGTAATGCACTTACATCATCATGGTTTTGTGCGGTAACCTTCATTATTGATTAAAATTTTAGGTTGCAAAAATATGAATTTTTTATGAAAATCACTCATCTAAAGTCAACTTATAACGTCAAATATTGTTAAAAGAGAGATTATGTAATTTTCAACCATCTCTATAGCGGGAAAGATATGTAAACAAAGAGGGTTCAAAATGTCTGACTCTTCTCATCATAAATAAATTATATTACTGAAAACCAAATATTTAAATATCACTAAGCGTATTCCAAAACATCCACATTATTCCTGTAAAACCTCTTTTGAGTTTCTATATTTTTTTATACCCAGCCATAAAAAAGCCACCGGAGTTTTCCGGTGGCACAAACAAGATTAATGATCCTAATTAATTACTTAGGTTGTATTTTGCTTCAGCGTCTGTTTCTCCGCCTACTACGCTTCCCCATGCTGTTCCTGATTTGGCATCATTTACACTTTGCGGAGAATGGATAAGGGTTAATTTTAAGAATGGCGCTGTTCCGTCAACCGCTTTTACCACTGTCCACTTCGTTCTTAGCCCTACTCTTTTCCCGTCATTTCTTAAGTCACCTCCATCTGTTCTTTCTACAGTAATATTAGATTTTGGAAAATCAAAAATCAAAAAGTGCTCATTTTTAGCATCAATGATCTCCTGGGTAGCATCTTCATTTCCGTTTCTGAATTTGGCCTGAACAGTGTAGGATTTCCCGTCTTTAAGAGGGATAGTTGGCGTTCCTCCTGCTCCTATACTGTAATCATACGAAATTGTATTTGTAGTTCCGTCTTCTGTTACCAGAAGAACAATATTGGTAAGCTCTTCCTGCGGAAGATCATCTTCTTCTGCAGAACCGTTTCTCTGACAAGAGGTAACCACGGTAACCGTAATTAATAAAGCTGCTAATAATCTGAAGATATTTTTAGTATTGAATAGTTTGTTCATTGTTAATGAATTTTAAAAATTGTAATTTTTTAACTTGTTGGTTTTGAATCTTTAGAATTTGTATCTAAAGTTTAAAATAAAATTTCTTCCGGGCTCATCTGCAAAGAATCTCAGACGGTTCAGATACTCCCTGTAAGAAGTATTGAAGAGATTGTTCACAATAAGACCTGCAGAAAGGTTTTTGCTGATGTTGATTCCGGTTTGGATATTCCATAATGAATAGCCGCCGGGCGGAGTACTGAAATCGATTTCTTTATCCACCAATTCACCGTTGACGTAAAGTTCCAAGGGTGCATTTCTGACCGGGAATCGGGTTTGCTTTACAAACGTCTGATTTTCCACGGTGAAATAGAAGTTACTCCATTCCTGCTTTTTGAATTGGAGAGCATTGGAAAAATTAGGCGGCATCATTAAAATCAACGGTTCATGGTGCGTGTCGTCCTGCCCATACACATAGCTTCCTTTTCCTACATATGTAAGGTTATCTGTAAGCCTCCAGCTGACATCCAGATCTACCCCATACATTTTGGCATCAATCTGTTGGTATACCCATTCCGGGAATACTCCCCTGATAGTCCCCTTGATACCAACCGGAATTTCATTAATGAAATTTTTGGTGATAAAGAAGTATGGGTTTACAGAAATATTTAACCCTTTAAGCACATTGAATTTTGAATCTATATTCAGATTAAACTGATGTCCCTGTTCGTTTTTCAATCCCATGTATCCGGTTTCGATAATTCCGGCCGAATGATGAAGCCCGTCTGAAAATAATTCCGCTACATTAGGAGATCTTCCTACTTTAGCATAATTAAATTTCAGATCAAAATTGGCATTTGGACGGTATTCCAAACCTGCATTGAAAGAAACATTGTTATAATTAAGCTGTGGCCGTGTCAGCACTCTGTTCTGATCTGTTTTCACATAAAACTGTGGATACTGATCTGCATACAGTTTCACCCAGTCGCTCTTGTCATACCATTTGGTCACATCGTACCGGGTAAAATCATATCTTACCCCAGCTTCAAAATTAAATTCCGGCGAAATTTTATATTTGAAAACCGAATAAGCGCCCGCAGAATATTTATCATAATTCGGGATAAGGCGTCTTGCCTTTGTTGCCGGATCTGAATAGTTGTTTTGAAATACTGCATCAATTCCGGTTTCCAAAGACCATTTTTCCCTTTCCAGTAAATCATTAATATTAAACTGGTGCGTCATCAGCTCCAGATCCAGAGACGGAGTATCCTTAAGATCTCCCCTTCGGATGTCATATTCCTGTCTGTGGTTGTACTGATAACTGTAGGTAGCAGACAGTTTTCCGATATTTTCAAACCTTTTGAAAGCGGAAATTTTGGCAATATGATGCTCAATAACCTGTCTCGGGTTATCAATATCATAACTGAATTTACCTGAATAAATGGGTGGATTGGCATTCATTGCCCGGTCATAATCCTCGGAAGTAGAAACGTGAGAGTCTCTTAAAATCCCGATAGTCTGATTAGTCAGGTAATAATCAAAGGAAATTCCTCTTTCGTAGGTATTATTCTGTACCGTAAAATTGAAAGAAGAAAAATCCATTCCTGTATTTTTTAAGGTTGTAGTCGGGAGCGCTCTGATCACCAAGCTTTTTAATGCTTCCTCCTGACTTTACGGCCCATCCGTTTTTCCATACTTTGGCAACGTCTACATCGAGCCCGAGACCTCTTCCGTTGGAAATTCCCGTAAGCCCTACTGAACCTTTGATGGTATCCTTTTTAGGAAAGATTTCAGGTTCCATAACGATCACTCCTCCAATGGCATCACTACCATATTTCAGAGCAGATGCCCCTTTGATAACATCGATATGCTGAAAGTTATTAATATCAACATTCGGAGCATGTTCTACCCCCCATTCCTGTTCTGCAAGACGTACTCCATTGTTCAAAATGCTGATACGGCTACCATACAGGCCATGAATGACCGGTTTTGAAATATTATTTCCGGTTTTCAGGGCTGTCACTCCCGAAATTTTAGAAAGGAAATTTCCCAGATTATCTGTAGAGTTTTTCTCTATGTCAGATTTACTGAGTGTTTTAACCACAAGTGATCCGTTGTTTTTGTGATTTCCGTGTATGGTTACGGTTTCGATATCATTGCTGTGATGTTCAAGGGTAATTGCCAGATGAACATCCTGATCAACTCCTATATTTTCAGTATAATCATTGCAATCAGGATGTTGGGCAATGAGTGTATACTTCCCTGCAGGAATTTTATCAAAGGAAAACTTTCCTTTTTTATCTGTTTTTGCTGTAAAGTTTCCGATTTTCACAACCGCATTTTCCAGCATGGTTTTATCATGAAAATCATGAACGGTTCCCTGTACGGTATACGTTTTTGTGCACTTGTAAATACTGATCCGCAAAAGATCAGCAGCAGGCAATATATCAATTTCATTGTAAATAGATTGATTGCATACCCTTCAACAGGGTATATTTTTCGTTAAAATTTATTGAATGGGTACAGAGGTTCTGAATTTTTAAGACCAAGAATTAAAGCCAGGAAATTCCAGATCAGTGATTGGTTATTTTAACATTACATGACCAATCGTGCGCTACCTTTTTTCCAAAGGAATTAAACATTGAAAATAAAAAAACTGAACTTAAAAGTATAAAAACTTTAAACCCTTTGAGAATCTATCGATTAAGAAATTGCGGGAGGTCCCCGAAGTTGGAAAGTGAATTTGGTCTGAGACCAGATTTTCTCCTGAATCGTGATGATTTGCTTTACTTCCTGGGTATAATGCTCAAGAGTTAAGCTGAAATCTTCAGGAGCGAGGGTGTGTCCGGTTACCAAAAAGTGGCAGGCCAGACAGTCGCCAGCTTTCTCTTTAGTAGCAGCTTTCGTCATTGTATTTTCTGTTTTTTTAAGATTGAAGGCCTTAAAATAGTCTACAGAATCGTGATGGTGAAAGCTTTGAGAAAGCAGCGCGAGGAAGTACACTCCAAACAACAGCTTGGAGATAAAACTCTTTAGGTTTCTGCTTTCTTTAAAAATCATGGTTCAAAATTATGAAAATAATTTAATTGTTTCCTTAAACTTTCATTAAATTACTTTATGATTATTGATAATATGTAGGAATGAAGAAGATTCCGTTACAAAAAATGCTTCATAATTTTTAGTTTATGAAGCATTTATATTGTCATTTAATCAAGTTGAGTTCCCAGATATTCCCATTCCTGGAGGGCGTTATCCAGCTCTTCTTTGGCTTTGTTATATTTTTCCAAAGTTTCGTCCGAAGGGTTTTCCCTGGTGAAAGAAGCTTCCATTGCCTCTATATTGGTTTCCAGTTCGGAAATTTTCTCTTCAACTTTTTTAATTTTATTCTGAATATTTTTTTGCTCTTTGCTCACAATAACGGATGCCTGACCAGCACTGACAGCAGGTTTTTCTTCTGCTTTCTTAGGTTCAGGTTTTACGTCTTCATTGTGAAGCTTGGCTTTCTCTGCCGAGATTTCCCTGATCGTCTCCTTTTGTCTGTATTCCAGATACTCATTGATGTCTCCGAGGAATTCTTTCATTTTTCCGTCACGGAATTCGTAGATTTTATCACAAAGTCCCTGAAGGAATTCTCTGTCGTGAGAAATCACAATCAGCGTCCCTTCAAAATTCTGTAAAGCCAGCTTGATAATTTCTTTAGACTGAATATCAAGGTGGTTGGTAGGTTCGTCCATGATCAGGGTATTGAAAGGACGAAGCAATAGTTTACAAAGCGCAAGACGGTTTCTCTCTCCTCCGGAAAGTACTTTTGTTTTTTTAGAAACAGCATCTCCCTGGAATAAGAAAGATCCTAACAAATCTCTTACTCTAGGTCTGGTTTCTTCTGTAGCAGCATCTTCTGCTTCTTCAAGAACTGTTTTATTAGGGGTCAGTACTTCCTCCTGGTTCTGGGCAAAGTACCCGATGTTTACGTTATGTCCAAGATTCCAGCTTCCTGAATAATCTTTAATATCTCCGGCCAGAATTTTAGCCAGCGTTGTTTTTCCTTGTCCGTTCTGACCTAGAAGGGCAATTCTGTCTCCTCTCTGAACAATGAAATCCACATCATCAAAGATTTGTTTTGAACCGTAGGCTTTACCTAAATTCTCCGCTTCAAAAATTACTTTTCCGGGAACCATAGACTGTACGAAACGGATATTGAATTTGGAAACATCTTCATTATCGACTTCAATACGTTCTATTTTGTCCAGTTTCTTGATCAGTGACTGAGCAAAAGATGCTTTTGTAGCGCTGGCACGGAACTTATTAATATTATCTTCCATTTGTTTGATCTCCGCATCCTGATTCTTTTTAGCCTGAATCAGTTTTTCACGGCGATCTTCTCTCATGACAAGATATTTTGTATAATTGGCTTTATAATCATCAACTTTTTTATTGTTGATATCAAACGTCCTGTTACAAACGGCTGTCATAAACTGCTTATCGTGGCTTACGAGAACGATCGCACCCGGGTAATCTTTCAGGAAATTTTCCAGCCAGATGATAGACTCCATATCAAGGTGGTTGGTAGGCTCATCGAGAAGCATGATATCATTCTTTTGAAGAAGTAATTTTGCCAGCTCAATTCTCATTCTCCATCCTCCGGAAAATTCATCAGTAATTTTCTGAAAATCATCCGCTTTAAAACCTAAACCAAATAAGACCTTTTCCATATCGCCTTCAAGATTGTAGGCATCATGATTCATCAAAAGGTCATTCAGTTCGGTCATTTTATTAATTAAATCCGTATAGGAATCACTTTCGTAATCTGTCCTGGTGGCCATTTGGTGATTGACTTCTTCAAGCTCATTTTTCCAGGCATTGATTTGCTCAAAAGCCTGCATGGTTTCATTCCAGACGGTTCTTCCTTTCACAAAATCAAGATCCTGTTTCAGGAAACCAATGGTAACGCTTCCCTCTGTTATCACTTCTCCTTCGTAGAAATTAATTTCCCCGGAAAGCATTTTCAATAAAGTGGATTTTCCAGCTCCATTTTTACCTACAAGACCTACTTTATCATCCTTTTTAATGGTGAAATTGACATTTTGAAACAAATAATTTCCAGAATGATGTAATCCTAAACTTTGAACAGAAAGCATTTTAATTAATAATTAGTAATGAATAATGAATTTTCGGCTGCAAAAATACGGAAAAAGAAATGAATAGGCCAGAAATAAAAAAAGCTGCCCGAAAATAGGCAGCCGTTTGTTTATTGCTAATGAATTTTTGTTAAGCGTTTATCCCTGGATAAGCGGAGGCGTTTTTTGGCCTGCTTCTACCATTGCAATCATTTCTACAAGGCTTTCTGCAGCCTCTTTGTACTTTACCTGTCTGATCCCGTGATGAGGTCCTATATCGTTTTGCAGTTCATTCAAAGTAGTTGCCTGAGCCATTGTAATCGGTTTGCTACCATTTTTAATACTGATCTCATAGTTACAGGTATCTAAAAGTTTGTTTGCTTTTTTAAGCCATGCTGAAACTAACATAATATTTTGTTTTTGGGATTAATAAATAATTGTACACCAGATGTTTTGAGCTCAAAAATTCTACACTCATCATTATGCCCACTTTATGGTATATAATTCTGCAATATTTTTGGGCCTCGTTTCAAGGCCATCGGCTTCAACATCTGTTCTTGAGCTGCTTTTTGTGTCGATAATACTCATCGGAGTGGGTCCGTTTCCGGGAGGAATCATCGCTGTTGTGGAAAATTTCAATCCATGATCATGCTTTTTAAAAATATCATTCTCAAAGGTACTGACATGGTCTCCTGTAATCGTTCCCGTTCCCGGAGCTTTTCTTTCTGTAGCATTCATATCTACTCCGGCCTGGTTATTCCAGGCACGGCTAAAGTATCCACGCATATCCAGCAACATTGAAAATCCGTTCGGTCCCTTTCCAAACCTATAGTTAAGAATTGAATTCAGCCTTGTATAGTTGGCATCCAATTCTATAGGTGCCATACATAGAGAAAACTCTCCTTCAGGCGCAAACTCGGTAGCAATGTATTGTCTTCGCTCACCGATGACTCCCTGAATGATACACGGGAGGTTCCTGAGTGCCACCCAACCTAAATTGGTGCAGCATTGGGAAATTCTTATTTCTGCATTGGGAACTTTTGAAGAAATGCCAAGAATAAGCTTTGTAGCTGACGGATTTATGGTATGCCGCAGGTTCAATTCATAGTCTCCGGTTTGAGATACGGTCACCGAGCTGGAATCCATTCCGTCAGATAACTGCATTGTTACTTCCCCACTCACTTTTAAGCTTAAAACAATCTGAGCGGAAGCTGTCTTTCCCGGAAGCATCTGTTTCCATCTGGGAAATTCGTGCAAGGCCTGCTTAAAGGTCATTTCATCTGAAGTCTGACTTTTAAGAATAACCAACTGACCGGAATTTGAATCAAACGAAATCTTTCCGTTTGCTCCGTTATCATTGTATAACCAACCATCGGGAATGCCATAAATAAGCGCGCCGTTTTTTGATGTCTGATTACTGAAGTAACGGAAATCATCATTATACACCAGATTATTTTGTCCTAATGCATACAGATAATCTTCGGTAGTAATATTTGTATTTTCCATGACCTTTTATTTTTTTGTGGGAAGTTTTCCTATTCTGAATACATTGCTCAGTGAATCAAAATAAACATCCATATCCTCCTGAAAAATGACAGAAAGGTATTTGCTTATGGTGAAACCCCTATTCTGCATATTAGAGGGAACAAAAAGAGATGAGGCAATGGCCATATTGGAAAAAATACCACTAGCGGTAAAAAGCCAGAGCTCGTCACTGTAATCAAAATAATTAATAGTGTTGACAGATGCTGTGTCTACGTTGCAAACTCCAAAGACACCGTTTATTTTCTGAGCAATACCAGGATACAAAACAGAAGTAGATGCATTTTCTATTCCTAACAAATCGGGAGGACAAATTCCGGGGGTACCATAAAAACCAATATTGGAGACGGTATATCTCTGCCCGTACTGAGCATCCGTGGAAACATTTTCTTTGTATGTTTCCATACTCTGGGGCTGATTTCTACTCGCCAGCGCTTTCCAGCAGTCTGAAAATGTACACGGATTATTATTAATAAATGGAGCAAATGCCAGACATATATATCTGAGATCTGCAGCTCCGGGATAAGCCCTTATGATACCTACCATCTGATTGGTAGTATTCAGATAATTGACTCCGTTTTTATCAAAATATATGTTTAATGTAGTATCCATAATAAAATCCCGAAGGAAAAATATCCTTCGGGAATGTGTATTTTTAGAAAATGTTTAATAACTGTGTCAATGACTCTCCTGATGATACCGGGTTTACTGGTGCTGTTCCAGGTACACTTTCGATACCATAGGTTCCTGCAATCATTTGCAACTCATATGCTACATTCTGAGCACTGAATATAAAATTACATCCCGGAGCTGTAGCATTACCTGTTACAGATCCTGACGTCATATTGGTTTGAGCAGCAAATAAAACCACTTTCTCGTTTGGCTCCATGCTTACTGAACCTAGTGGTGTACATGTAAATGCGCAGAATGGCAGATATTGACCGTTTACTTTTGCAGCTAATCCTATTGTAATATTCGGGGTACCTGCTCCTCTTTCATTTTTCACGGTAATTACTCCTGCCGGAGCTGATCCGTTGGTGGAGAAAGAACCGTCCTGATGAAAAACGACAGCTGTTCCTAAAGGCACTTCATCAGATAATGCCTGCATTTGTATAGTAGTATTGGTCCCAATAGTTGACTTATTGAAAACATAAACCTTATATTTCGGTTCGTAATCAATTTCTA encodes the following:
- a CDS encoding trigger factor is translated as MKVTAQNHDDVSALLTVTLEKSDYKEKVEKQLINYAKNAQVPGFRKGKVPLSMVKKQYEAGIAFEEINRQVSDALNNYVNENKLRLVGQPIPQPVNELDYNADQLEVAFEVGYEPEFTIDLAKYEAPHYKVEASEKEISKSIENMQKRFAEQVPQDKITKDSYIALEVSQVVEEDAEGEHHHHPKNVTITAENKEAFKLVKGLKMDGSVKVTKETLGGDEELAKELGFSKEEVEHLHHNEVEVKVKDFYSLDLAELNQDLFDKVYGEGNIKSEDELKDKVKTELDEYFQQNADVHFVNKVLEQVTEKEEVKLPETFLVKWLLFSNQNVQSEDQAKEILEAEKSQLRYQIIEGKLMTDNEINLDYADVLAQAEQLVKNQLAIYGIHHLGDEEIQKYAVEMLKDQEQVRQISSEVAMAKLKDVILEKASKKETKISHDEFLEELKK
- a CDS encoding ABC-F family ATP-binding cassette domain-containing protein; the encoded protein is MLSVQSLGLHHSGNYLFQNVNFTIKKDDKVGLVGKNGAGKSTLLKMLSGEINFYEGEVITEGSVTIGFLKQDLDFVKGRTVWNETMQAFEQINAWKNELEEVNHQMATRTDYESDSYTDLINKMTELNDLLMNHDAYNLEGDMEKVLFGLGFKADDFQKITDEFSGGWRMRIELAKLLLQKNDIMLLDEPTNHLDMESIIWLENFLKDYPGAIVLVSHDKQFMTAVCNRTFDINNKKVDDYKANYTKYLVMREDRREKLIQAKKNQDAEIKQMEDNINKFRASATKASFAQSLIKKLDKIERIEVDNEDVSKFNIRFVQSMVPGKVIFEAENLGKAYGSKQIFDDVDFIVQRGDRIALLGQNGQGKTTLAKILAGDIKDYSGSWNLGHNVNIGYFAQNQEEVLTPNKTVLEEAEDAATEETRPRVRDLLGSFLFQGDAVSKKTKVLSGGERNRLALCKLLLRPFNTLIMDEPTNHLDIQSKEIIKLALQNFEGTLIVISHDREFLQGLCDKIYEFRDGKMKEFLGDINEYLEYRQKETIREISAEKAKLHNEDVKPEPKKAEEKPAVSAGQASVIVSKEQKNIQNKIKKVEEKISELETNIEAMEASFTRENPSDETLEKYNKAKEELDNALQEWEYLGTQLD